TTTTCTTGTCAACGCCCGGGAGTTCCGCCTTGATGACAATCTTGTCCTCTTTTTCATAGATGTCAACGGTCGGATGCCAGGCCACCGCGCTCAGACCCTCCTTGTCTCTGTCCTCGGGCAGGAAAAACTCATTGAACAGCCTGTTCATATGATTCTGCAGACCGAATAAATCCGCCCCGGGACTCCGTCTTACCAGTTGCATACGATCACCTCCTGTTCATTAAAGGTTTATTTCCCGTGCAAGCCCCTTTGCCTCCTTACCCCAAAAAATAATGCTTAAAAATCGCATGTCAACCCGTTCACTCTTGTTGGTGATTTTTTCCGGGTCCGGTCTCTTCCCTCGGGGGCGGCGTGGGGAAATTGATCAGTTGCGCAAGGAACCGGGCCCCTTTTTCCGCCTGATCGGCGATCCTTCTGATCTCGCTCAACAGCTCGAGATGGTGTACCATCTTCCGGGTGGAGAGCTGGCCCACCGCCCCGGCCCTGAGCAGGGCACTCTTGACCCGCTGGTACTCCTGGTTGATCGTCTGCAGGCTTGCCTTGGCGGTCTCGGCATCATAATCCGCCCCGGAGGCGTCGGTTTCCTCCAGCAGGCGCACCACCTTTTTCTTGAAATGGCCGATGACCGCGACCAACTCCTCCTGCTCGATCGGGCGGCTTTTCCGCTGCTGTCTGGAGATATTGTGCGACAGCTCGGAGATGGCCTGGTAGTAGCGCGAGACCCGCATGGCATTGGGCAGCTGGTTGTCCAGTTCCGGCGGCAGATCGTTGCGCTGCACCAGGGTGCTGAATTCGCCCAGCGCATCCACCAGCCGGTTCAAGGCGACCCTTTCCTGTTCCTGCCGCAGGTTTGTTTTTTCCTCGCTGCTGATCGCCGCCATGGCCGTCCGCCGGGCAATGGCGCCGATCCGGGCCAGTTCCATGGCCATGGCATGCAGGGCCAGGACCGGGGTGGTGACCACGTTTTTATCCAGATACCGGGGCCGGCCCTCGTCTTCCTCGGTCTCCCGGAACCGCTTGCCCAGGAACGAGACCAGCTGCCCGGTAAAGGGCAGGAACAGGATGACCCCGGCAAGGTTGAAGGTGGTGTGAAACAGGGCCAGGACCGTGACCGGCCCCATCTCCCGGCCGGTGAGATCCAGGAGGCCGGTAACCAGGGAAAGGAGCAGGGGCAGAAAGAGCAGGGCCAGGCACCCGGTAACCAGGTTGAAGGCGACATGGGCGGCTGCCACCCGTTTGGCATTGGCCGTGGCGCCGATGGTTGCCAGGATGGCGGTGGTGGTGGTGCCGATGTTGGCGCCGATCACCAGGGCGGCGGCACTGTTCACGGGAATGAGGCCGCTGCCGGCCGCGGTGAGGATAATGGCCATGGCCGCGCTGGAGGACTGCATCAGAAAGGTGAGAACAACGCCGATCCCGGCAAACAGGACCAGGAGGAGGGGGCCGTTGCCGGTCAACGCTCCCAGTTGGATATGGCCCTCAAGTCCGGTAAAGGCGGTTTTGAGGATCTCGATGCCGAGAAAAAAGATGCCAAAACCGGCAATGGCCTCGCCGGCCCCGGTGTAACGGCGTTGTCCGGCAAGCAGCCTGACCAGCATCCCGATCCCCACCGCGGGCAGGGCGACCACCTTGATATTGGCGTGGAATCCGACCAGGGCCACCAGCCAGCCGGTCATGGTGGTGCCGATATTGCTGCCGTAGATGAGCAGGATCGCCTGGCCCAGGGTCAGCAGGCCGGCGTTGACAAAACCGATGGTGGCCACGGTCACCGCGCTGGAGGACTGGACCAGGGAGGTGATCGAGGCCCCGGACAGAATCCCCCGGAGCGCGGTCTTGGTGGAACCGGTGAGGAAATGGCGCAGGCCATGGCCGGCGCTCATTTTCAGGCCGTCGGTCATCATCATCATGCCCAGCAGGAACAGGCCGAGACCGCCGATGCCTTGCGCTGCCATGGTTATGTAGGTCAGTGTATTCATCCCCTGGGTGTCATCTGGCTCAGCGCATCCCGCGGCGTCGCCTCCGGCCCCGGGGCCGGATGAAGGTCAACCCCAGCAGGCCCAGGCAGATCAACGGCAGCCAGTACAAAACCCGTGTCGTCCTGGTGGTGAGATCGAACGCCTGACCCGGGGTAATCCCTCCTGGTTCGGACAGCTTGCGGCCCAGGTTGCGGACGGCCCGCTTGCCAAGATCGGTTCCCAGTTTCCGGAACAGCCGGATCTCGGTCAGCGCCAGGCCGCCCTTGATATAGAGCAGGCCCGGAAGATCGTTTTGCCGGGAGATATGGCTGACAAAAAGGTCCCCGATCCCGGGAATCCGGGCCATGGAGCCATACAGGGTGCAGTTGACCAGCAAGGCGCCTAAAAAGAGCGCCAGCAGGCCCAGTCGGCAGACGGTTTTCATGGCTTGAGGCGGCCGCTGGCGGCCGGCGCGGGTGACTGGTCTTCCAGGTGGTTGTCAAGTTGATCCATTTTGTTTTTTTGTGGACCCCGGGACTGATGTACTTTATTGTTTTTCCACGACCTGTCTCCTTGGTACCGGCCCTGGCTTGAGCCGCTTTCGGCTCAACTTAACCCACGTTTGCAAGGATCGGGCAGGTTTTTCGTTTAGGTGTCAACCATAATATCTCACAATTGATGAGGAGATGGTAGTGAAAAAGATCAACAAGGGGCAGCTCCGCTGTTTCAAGGCCTATGATGTCCGGGGCCGGGTGCCGGACGAGTTGGACAATGACCTGGCCGGCCGGATCGGCCAGGCCTTTGCCGCTGTTCTAAAGCCGAAAAAGGTGGTCATCGGTCATGATATCCGCCTTTCCAGCCCGGAACTGGCAACCGCCCTGGCCCACGGTTTCCTGCGGGCCGGGGTCGATGTCATTGATCTCGGCCAGTGCGGCACCGAAGAGATCTATTTTGCCGCCTTTCACCTGGATGTGGATGGCGGCATCATTGTTACGGCCAGCCATAACCCGGCTGATTACAATGGGATGAAATTCGTAAAAAAAGGAGCCGTACCGGTCAGCAACGATTCCGGCCTCAAGGAAATCGAACAACTGGCAACAGCCGGGGACCCGGTCGTTGCCTCCACCCCGGGTAAATTGAGCCGGCTCGACAACCGGGACGCCTACATCGACCATATCCTGGGTCATGTCAACCGGCAGGCCCTGAAACCGCTCAAGCTGGTGGTCAACAGCGGTAACGGCTGCGCCGGTCCGATAATCGACCGGTTGGCGGAACAGCTGCCCTTCTCGTTCATCAAA
This portion of the Desulfobacterales bacterium genome encodes:
- a CDS encoding Na/Pi symporter, producing the protein MNTLTYITMAAQGIGGLGLFLLGMMMMTDGLKMSAGHGLRHFLTGSTKTALRGILSGASITSLVQSSSAVTVATIGFVNAGLLTLGQAILLIYGSNIGTTMTGWLVALVGFHANIKVVALPAVGIGMLVRLLAGQRRYTGAGEAIAGFGIFFLGIEILKTAFTGLEGHIQLGALTGNGPLLLVLFAGIGVVLTFLMQSSSAAMAIILTAAGSGLIPVNSAAALVIGANIGTTTTAILATIGATANAKRVAAAHVAFNLVTGCLALLFLPLLLSLVTGLLDLTGREMGPVTVLALFHTTFNLAGVILFLPFTGQLVSFLGKRFRETEEDEGRPRYLDKNVVTTPVLALHAMAMELARIGAIARRTAMAAISSEEKTNLRQEQERVALNRLVDALGEFSTLVQRNDLPPELDNQLPNAMRVSRYYQAISELSHNISRQQRKSRPIEQEELVAVIGHFKKKVVRLLEETDASGADYDAETAKASLQTINQEYQRVKSALLRAGAVGQLSTRKMVHHLELLSEIRRIADQAEKGARFLAQLINFPTPPPREETGPGKNHQQE